CATCGGTGAGGCCTCGGGCTCGCCCTCGACGGTGCTGACCAGCGGTCAGCTACCTACGCACACCCACGCCGTGCAGGTACAAGTGGGCGGCGCGGCGTCCAATCCCGCTCTCGCCCCCAGCGCGACCAATCAATTTCTCGGCGCCTCTATCGGCGGTTCCCCGGCGGCTGCAGCCATCTGGTCGGACACCCTATCCTCGCCGGTCACCATGGGTGGCGCACAGGCTGGTCTGGCCGGCAACAGCCAGCCGGTGGATATCATGAACCCCTACCTGGCATTGAACTTCAGCATCGCCATTCTGGGAATATTCCCTTCGCGCAATTAAGCAGGCGGTCAAAAATCGACCTGCGCGGCCCTTCTTAAAGCGAGAGGCGTTAGGACAGGCTCCTGTGCGAGCAGGTCGCTGCTTAGCCCACTGTTGCGGGGCCGCTCTGTCATCTCGGCTCACGGCTACGCCGTTCGGCGGACTGCCAAGCCGGCCGAGCTGACTCGCCTGAATGGACTGACGCGGCGTCTTGCGCCGTCCATCACCACCGAACGTCTGAAGGAAAAAAAGATGCTGAACCTCATCAGCGCGGAGCATTTTCTCCAACTGCAAGGCCAGGTCTGCGAGTTCGCCGCGGATACGGGTGAAACACTGTTGCTCCGGGTAGACTCGGTCAATCTGAAGCCCAACGCCCGCATGCCCAGTGCCTCGGCGGAAACGCGCGTGCCGTTCTCGGTCGGGCTGACTGCCATGCAGCCAACCGGATTCATGGACGGCAGCTGCACGGTAGAGCTGCCGCAACTGGGCCGAGTCTCGCAGTTGATGGTGTTGCGCGAAGCGGCGCTGGATCGTGACCCCACGCAGCACTATTTCCAGATTCTGTTCAACTGAGCGCAACCGAGGGATACCAGACCAGGCGGTCGGCCACCGGCTGGGTCTCCTCGACCCGGAAGCCCAACTCCAGATATAGCCGCCTGGCCTCCACATTGTTGCGCCACACCACGACCGCAACCGGGCTGGCGACTTGTTGCGCCGCGCGCTGTACGCCCCGCAGGACGATCTTCCCGTAACCCCGCCCGCGCACGGCGGGAATCAGCGCGAGGTAGATCAGGCGCACCTCGTTATGACCGAAATCGACCGTTACCGCGCCAATCGTCGAGCCGGCTTTTTCGATAACCAAATGCATGGCATTGGGGTAATGGGCGCCCATTCCCGCTTGCTGCACCTGATATTGGTTGGCGACCACGGTATCAATCAGTTCGGCTTCGCCATCGATCCATTGCAAATCCGCCCGGCTCGATTGATACAGGCGTTGTAGAAAAGGCTCATCGCTCGGCCTGGCCGGACGCATACCGATACCGTCCGCCAGGGATGAAAGATCGCTCATGCAACACTCCTTATTAGCGCGCTTAACCCAGCTGCCGCAGACGCAGCGCCTCGAGGTCCTGATAGGGCTCCGCAGCCCAGCGACTGACCGCCTCACGCAACGACGCACAAGCGCCGTCACGCTTACCCTGGCCATCCGCGACAAAGACCTGCTCCGGCCGTTTGGCGTTTTGCCCACTGCTCGCCAGGGCCGCGGCGACCTGAGCGGCATCGAGTCCGAACAGCGTGCGCAACCTGCCGTCCAGCGCCATTGGCAGCTCGTTGTAATTGAGTAGCAGACCGCCATATTGACGATGCAGATCGACAGCGGTTTGCAGGAGCCGACCGAGGCGACGAGCAATGAAGGCCTCGCGCGGCGTCGATGGTTCGCCCGCCAGGTTCAGCGGCGACTCGCCAATCAAGCCAGGCACCATATGCATGCCCGGCTGTTGCCAATGCGAGGCCGCGATTTCCAGCGGGTCGCGGTAGAGGAACAACCAGGGCGTATCGGGAAAGCAGCGACGGAGCAGCGGCAGCTCATAAAGATTCCAGGCATCCAGCTTGACCACCAGGTGTGACGCTCGAGCATTACGACGCTGGCCCAGCGCCGAGAGCATGGCGCGAACAGCCGCGTGCTGCTCAGCACCCTGCAGCTCGCTGCGGTAATGCGCGCGCAGCAACTGATCCAGCGGCGGCGGTTCGGACAGCACGATGTGTGTATCGAGCCGCGCCAGCATCTGCGCCAGCAGGGTCGAGCCACAGCGCGACGCGTGAAAGACGAACGCAGTGGGCATCAGACCCGGGCTCGCCGCCTGCCAGTCGAGAAGCGCCGCCAATGGCGTATCGCGACGAAACGCCTGATTGAACGGCAATCGCAGCGCCAGATCCACCTCATCGCGATAGAACGGCTGGGTCAATTGCTGCTCGCCAAACCAGCACCAGTCGACACGCCATTCGCCGTCGCCTGGCCAGGCCCTGATCGGCAACCAGCCGTGCATCTCGTCGACCGCCTGCGGAGCAACCGTCAGGCTCGCCATAACGCAGCCCACTCGCTCCTGCCCTGACGCATCGCCGCACGAACGTCAGCCGCAGAAAACTCCAACCCCAACTCCGCCCCCAGCTTAAGTGTCGCCTCGATGAATTCCCCCTTGTCGGTCAGGGTACGCAGGCGCTGCGCCAGATCGGCATCGCGCGCGATGATTCGGCGCAAGCGTGCGAATGCCTGCATCGCCGCACTGGGTTGCAGCACGGGTGTGGTTGCCTGGCCCTCGACGATTGCTCGCAACAGCCATGCCTGCGGCAAACAGTCGAGCACCAGGTGAACGCGTGGCGAGTCGCTGGGGTTGGTCACACGATGCGGGCGGGACAGATCGAGAAACCAGCACTCACCTGGCCGCATCGGTACCTGCAGGC
This DNA window, taken from Stutzerimonas stutzeri, encodes the following:
- a CDS encoding phage tail protein; the encoded protein is MEVFIGTIQPFAFNFAPRGWALCNGQTMSIAQNTAMFSLLGTIYGGNGQTTFNLPDLQGRMPIGMGQGPGLPLHNIGEASGSPSTVLTSGQLPTHTHAVQVQVGGAASNPALAPSATNQFLGASIGGSPAAAAIWSDTLSSPVTMGGAQAGLAGNSQPVDIMNPYLALNFSIAILGIFPSRN
- a CDS encoding DUF6916 family protein; translation: MLNLISAEHFLQLQGQVCEFAADTGETLLLRVDSVNLKPNARMPSASAETRVPFSVGLTAMQPTGFMDGSCTVELPQLGRVSQLMVLREAALDRDPTQHYFQILFN
- a CDS encoding sulfotransferase family protein, with amino-acid sequence MASLTVAPQAVDEMHGWLPIRAWPGDGEWRVDWCWFGEQQLTQPFYRDEVDLALRLPFNQAFRRDTPLAALLDWQAASPGLMPTAFVFHASRCGSTLLAQMLARLDTHIVLSEPPPLDQLLRAHYRSELQGAEQHAAVRAMLSALGQRRNARASHLVVKLDAWNLYELPLLRRCFPDTPWLFLYRDPLEIAASHWQQPGMHMVPGLIGESPLNLAGEPSTPREAFIARRLGRLLQTAVDLHRQYGGLLLNYNELPMALDGRLRTLFGLDAAQVAAALASSGQNAKRPEQVFVADGQGKRDGACASLREAVSRWAAEPYQDLEALRLRQLG
- a CDS encoding GNAT family N-acetyltransferase — its product is MSDLSSLADGIGMRPARPSDEPFLQRLYQSSRADLQWIDGEAELIDTVVANQYQVQQAGMGAHYPNAMHLVIEKAGSTIGAVTVDFGHNEVRLIYLALIPAVRGRGYGKIVLRGVQRAAQQVASPVAVVVWRNNVEARRLYLELGFRVEETQPVADRLVWYPSVALS